One window of Papaver somniferum cultivar HN1 chromosome 9, ASM357369v1, whole genome shotgun sequence genomic DNA carries:
- the LOC113312677 gene encoding uncharacterized protein LOC113312677: MNCFKIPKGTCKEINAIQRDFFWNKDKDKSKGLFYIAWDVVNKPKELGGLGFKNMEYFNLAMTSKIAWRLIEEPNSLWSSTMKAAHYPNQEVIRIDTKPKTTDSWIWKGILEGISYIQQYYIWKIEDGTKIHIWEERWIANFPDIIHKPPHCHSNLKTVNQLFNVHGEWDTTILALWFTQDIQDLITQTHHNPTSEDTISWSLTNTRKFSVKSLYDKQINEKYANDTIIAHWKQIWRLDTTQTIKLFI; encoded by the coding sequence ATGAATTGCTTCAAGATCCCAAAAGGTACCTGCAAAGAGATAAATGCCATACAAAGGGATTTCTTCTGGAATAAAGATAAAGACAAATCTAAAGGATTATTCTACATTGCTTGGGATGTTGTCAACAAACCTAAGGAACTAGGaggtttgggtttcaaaaacatgGAATATTTCAACCTAGCTATGACCTCCAAAATTGCTTGGAGATTAATTGAAGAACCAAATTCTCTCTGGAGCAGTACTATGAAAGCAGCCCATTATCCAAATCAAGAAGTTATTAGAATAGAtaccaaaccaaaaacaactgattcttggatatggaaaggaattctAGAAGGCATATCTTACATTCAACAATACTACATATGGAAGATTGAGGATGGAACTAAAATTCACATCTGGGAGGAAAGATGGATTGCAAACTTTCCTGACATCATTCACAAACCCCCTCATTGCCATTCTAACCTCAAAACAGTTAATCAACTTTTCAATGTTCATGGAGAGTGGGACACCACAATCTTAGCTCTCTGGTTTACCCAAGACATTCAAGACCTCATAACCCAAACTCATCATAACCCTACCTCTGAAGATACTATAAGTTGGAGCTTGACTAATACAAGGAAATTCTCTGTCAAATCTCTATATGACAAGCAGATCAATGAAAAGTATGCTAATGATACTATTATAGCTCACTGGAAGCAGATATGGAGACTAGACACTACACAAACTATCAAACTCTTCATCTGA